From the Natrarchaeobaculum aegyptiacum genome, one window contains:
- a CDS encoding phosphatase PAP2 family protein, which yields MRLEDQSAVVRDAVSPELADAILLVTALGGTTVPMALLGTLFWLASAHRRRVALAIGYAIAGLPLLLAVKAILALPRPPEEALLVPLEVEGYGFPSGHAFAAVVVYGGLVVAFDRIRDWRALAAVAVVVGLVSLSRVALGVHYLGDVVVGIALGIVVLASVVRLTRADPTRIFLLALVVSIPAVALTGGSDDALLGLGGAIGGLLAGRSVDQLPALRSPLEGVVLVGVAGSVTVAIRALESVVGSARPGLVALYAVLVAWIFLAPAVVARGLDAVPERWLAG from the coding sequence ATGCGCCTCGAGGACCAGAGTGCGGTCGTCCGCGACGCCGTCTCACCCGAACTCGCCGACGCGATTCTCCTCGTGACCGCCCTCGGCGGGACGACTGTCCCCATGGCATTGCTCGGGACGCTGTTCTGGCTGGCGAGTGCTCACCGGCGACGGGTCGCCCTCGCGATCGGGTACGCGATCGCTGGTCTCCCCCTGTTGCTCGCGGTCAAGGCGATCCTCGCGCTCCCGAGACCGCCCGAGGAGGCCCTGCTGGTCCCGCTCGAGGTCGAGGGCTACGGCTTTCCGAGCGGGCACGCCTTCGCGGCGGTCGTCGTCTACGGCGGCCTCGTCGTCGCGTTCGACAGGATCCGCGACTGGCGAGCGCTGGCTGCCGTCGCGGTGGTCGTCGGCCTCGTCTCACTTTCACGCGTCGCACTCGGCGTCCACTATCTGGGTGACGTCGTCGTCGGGATCGCACTCGGCATCGTCGTCCTCGCGAGCGTCGTCCGCCTCACGCGCGCCGATCCGACGCGCATCTTCCTGCTCGCACTCGTCGTCTCGATCCCGGCGGTCGCACTCACCGGCGGGAGCGACGACGCACTGCTCGGACTGGGTGGTGCGATCGGTGGCCTGCTCGCGGGCAGGAGCGTCGATCAGCTCCCAGCACTGCGCTCGCCGCTCGAGGGCGTCGTCCTCGTCGGCGTCGCTGGCAGCGTTACAGTCGCAATTCGCGCACTCGAGTCAGTCGTCGGAAGCGCTCGACCGGGGCTGGTCGCCCTCTACGCGGTTCTCGTCGCGTGGATCTTCCTCGCCCCGGCTGTCGTCGCTCGAGGACTCGATGCCGTCCCGGA